The Rhododendron vialii isolate Sample 1 chromosome 3a, ASM3025357v1 nucleotide sequence TTTCTATACGtataatgggctaccaagtctggccacattgcggttttcacaatccacatgatgggctaccaagtccggccacatcgcggtttccatacatacaatgggctaccaagtccgaccacattgcggtttcaaacatgtcttgtcattaacacaccctaggtgtcatgtttctaactttctcaatttctgtgtcccgttttcatgcatagactccacggtaggacttttcacgtaagtgatcataaatcattcattgtaatcttgaaactaaactagtaagatTGTCCAATTATATGTTATTGATACCATGTCATTCTTCCTAACTCCACGTAGTCATATTCAAACACATAGTTCACAACATAAAGCATagcgccacatgtacggacgcctttggagtagAGACGACTTATGCTTTATCatgtaacaaacaaacaatcacgcatacatgctcataaccatcctaagatcaaaatacgaatactttcatGCATTTCGATATATAAACAATatacaatatacgtagagtaagtaagtagaggtattctaccgttcttcttggcggtaggtacagctacggaaaagtaagtacgtcggacggagtaacttcatACGGTGAGCTTCCAGTAGCTTCGaaagaaaaagtttttctcgaaactagttcttgactaaactacttaaactttttgaatcaaaagggtggtcgagtggtgatttagtggcggcctaggatgagtttcttaaagaacacaagaactcaagaacaactcaaaaacaagaagaacaaagaaagaactcaAGAGAGATAAGCTTGTCGCCTAGGTGGCGAGCGCCGATCGATGGTCTGTTGGctatggtggtggcggcggaggTGGTGGGTGTGGTAGATATGTGATGGcaacaaaatcgaaaaaaatgaaaaaatatattttttgcgtTAGCCAAATAAAACTCTTGTTTCTTTTACATAGGATAGTTTTGTCATTGAAATTATTAGTGGATTAGAAGGATTAAGaactttagaagtggactagtgAGATTcgaaacatgctatagtggacttctcaaaaattctccctaaaATAATCCTCTAAAATGGACATTCTAGATCTATATTTCGACTAGACaagaaattttaatttatttcaagttgttttttttcctgtattttttttcttctcccttgGATGGGATTAATGGGCCTTGCCGCTAGAACATGGGATTACTTACTGGTTTGCTCCAATCCAAATAGTCCCAGTTCCCTCGCAGGCAGGCTATTGCTTAGGGGAGGCCCAACCCAGTCGAGGCCCAATTTCTCTTTCTCAAAGTCACAGTAGGCTGTCAGATGGGCTTGAAATGGattcgatatatatatatatatatcggggcggttccggggacacctaaaaaaacacctaaaaaaacaccccatagttccggattaaattttgatgatccgagccgctcaatgtgatcagaacgtgattttaagggtacccgtgagaaatcagcaaaaaaaatgaccgggaaggacttcatccgaacagtttcgaacagttttttattgaacggttcaaataaaaactgctcaaatcaaacctttcccggtcattttttttgctaatttcttgcgggtactcttaaaatcacattctgcacacattgaacggtttggatcataaaaatttgatcgggaactatgagattgagattatgggtgtttttttaggtgtttttttagggtgtccattgaaccgttccgtatatatatagagttaggttccggtgagggatccctcattttaataaaatgagggactctccttcccaattgaatttcgatgatccgagccgctcaaagtgatcagaacgtgattttaagggtccccgtgagaaatcagcaaaaaaaatgaccgggaagggcttcatccgagcagttttcattgaacggttcaaaaaaaactgcttggatgatgcccttcccggtcattttttttactaatttctcgcggggacctttaaaattacgttctgcacacattaaacggttcggattttcaaaatttgattggaaaataaaagtccctcattttaacaaaatgagggatccctcacttgaaaattcctatatatatatatatatacatacatacactaataaaaaataagaagaagaaaaggtagCTAAATATTTACTCCTATTTGTTCTGTGACTTGGGCATGACGGCCTTGTTAGTTAGTTCGTTTTGGGGTTTCAAAATTTATGGGCGCGGTCTTCAATAAATTGtctatttatctttctccactcattaatttcaaaaatctctatcaaaattcaaaccgaacagAAGATATAAACCCAAGATGTGTTTTGTGACCGGGAAATCGGTGTAGGCATTAGGAGGGGGTAGGATTTAAAAAGATCCACCCACCCTTAGACTAGTCATGGCATGGTAAATTTGACCCTTGGATACCTCGGGTAGTCCTAGTTGTGTGGatacaatttttatttatttattaaaattgctcAAAATATTATAGTACCTCATTTTAGTAATCCAAAAGTGTGAGCTTTTTACGTGAAGAGTAAATGAAATCATTCACCTACACATGGTACAAAAGTTTTATTTTATACACTACAGTTTTGACATTAGCAACACTcattacaaaataaataaacaaataaataaaaagcttCTTAGGCATTCCCTTATTGTAAAGAGTTCTTTACCATGTCTTCTTTTCCtgtttaaaaaaggaaaatagttaACATATTACACCAAGAATGAGCTTAATTCTTTGAAATCATTTCATATTTCGTAGTCCTCATAAATAATTCCAACTCACGACCTCTACAATTaaggagctttttttttttcctggtggCCTTGAAGATTTCccatttaaaaatattttttaacatCAGCGAAGATAAAACGCAAAACATAAACCTCCAAGGGGTTGGCAAAGTGATATTGGCGTGGGATTTACGTTTGCTCCCTTCTTAGGTCTCAAGTTCAATTCATTTTACCAAcaactcttggggccacctcacGCTTAAACGTGAGAAATGACTGAGAGAGGAGCCGGAGGAATTAGTCCGAGGTGTGCACAAGCTGTCCCGAAACTACCAAACCATTAATTTAACCCTACTCCAAAACCTAGATAGAGAACACATCATCATTTTTATTGACTCCAGACCTACAAGCCGTTAGTCTGTGGGCCTATGGGAAAAAAGTAAATGACAATGAAATAGgaatttgaatattttgtttagGTACGTTAGGTGACCGTCTCTATTCCCCGTAGAAATCGCAATGGTAGGGTTACACGGACATAAAGTAATTGTAATAATGTTTCTTTGTAAGTACCATTAATCGTAATGATTATATTAGATAGGaataatgtttttttgttttttgttcccCTTTTTTATGTGAAGGACTCAATTTATataattaaaacaaagaaattttatGTGAATGAAGTTGGGCATTCGGTGGGTCTTCCGAGGCAACCGAAGAGACGAGTCTCTCGTTCGCTCATTGTAAGTAGACGGTGCGGCTCAAAGGCCCCAACGGTTGTGACTCGTTAATGTTCTCATCATGTCTGGTTTATGGATGAATTAATCCCTGCAATCGTTCTAGCAGTTTTCTTTGTATTGATTCTGGGACCAACTCAAAAGTGACGTTTGGTTACCTATTCTAATCTCGTTTCTGTGGTCCACACAGGATTTTGATACATAACAGGCAAATATTCCGAGTGTTGTTCTTTGTGCGAGAGAGAGGCAGACGTAAGTTTGGTCTCCAAGGTGGTTTTCGATGGTGTTTTGGTTACCATGGTCTAGTCATTTTATCCAGGAAGACGGACGCCGATTGCCCCCTCAAAACCCTCGATGAGACGGCGAATTTGTTTTAAGGAGAGTGTTAATATTTTAGCACTGCTGGAATGACCATATTTGAGTTCCACATTCTAGGTGTCACTATTACATTTGTATAATATGCTCCACTAGATGACAAATGATGCACATTTTATCAGTACATTGGTGACACATCATATAATACCCAAAATGTGATACTCAGACTCAATTCACTTTTATCACATAGCAAATGGGAACATATCGAATACCTAGTCATAGGCTCATACAGTCCACATTATTATTGCCTTTTCACCctatggttttctttttctttttttcccccctctttGAGAGAGAATTAATCCTTGTTTTTGTTTACCTATGAACCAGTGAATGCTCAAGTTTAATTCCCAGGCACTAACATAAAGAGGTCCTTACATATAATTTTCGTAGCTTAAAGCAGGAGAAAGTAGCATGTGCCTTAACAAATACACATATTTTACACAGTCAGTCTATGGGTACAGAAAAATGGTACATattttgtacatagatttttcgtggggcctactacgggtctcacacaaataatccaagccgttcactaaatgtaaaacattttttcaagagccctcgcaaaaattcagctcaattcgatacttatagatgttcgatccaaccatctaactttttcatatcctgaaatctaaatgaaaaattagatgattggattgaacacctataagtatcggattgagctgaatttttgcaagagtccttaaaaaaatattttacatttaatgatcggctcaaatcatttgtgtgggatccgtagtgggccccacgaaaaatctatgtacaaaatctgtacattttttttgtacccATAGACTTACTGTATTTACAGGCATCCGTGAATTACGTAAAGATGTAAGTTGACCCGACATCTGagtcatgaaaaaaaaaacatgtaaggATATATAGCGACACTCTAATTCTAGACTTCTATTAGCTAAATACTTGCTCATACTGAATCAAATCTCAGAGTAAACAAACCAAAGATGCAATGGTTTGGTGGAGAAAAAACAAGTAGAAGTGCCGAAAGCGCGCACCTAAAGTATACAACATGTGATCCAACAGTATACCATTTTGTATTTCTTAGGTAAACGGTATGACATTCAGAACTTGATTTATAGATATTGCACAAGATTTGTTCAGgataaaataaagaacaaattgATGGGTCCCAAGAAttaagaaagagagaaactttcagatgaaaatgaaagatatacaGGGAAAACATTGTGTATTCTCAGGAATGGAAAGAGATTGTTCTTTTGAGGCCAAAGTAAAGGGCAGAGAACTTAAAACACGCGCGCGCCCACACGACTTCAAATGAACAACATAACATTTGGTTTGCTTTTTTGATAATCAGGTATTCGGGTCAGCTTACGCGTACATTTAGCATAAGAAGAATCAAAAAGGGAAACCCAAGTTCAATACTTGCAAAATCTGTTCCCCATTGCTACGTTCATTACTTACACAGTATAGCCACATGAGTTTCAattatatctcacaatctttCCTTCAATGGTGTTCAAAATCCAAAAGCAATCAAGGGTTGAATAACAAGTAGGAAAGAGAATAGATGTAATAAATAAAGAAGATTAATTATGAGGGAGCATTGAAAAGGGTAAAGATTCTTGTATAAAGATAAAGGTGATGTCCTATACTAATAATTGTATCTCCCTTCAacttttactaaaaaaaaagacatgagTGGAGTGAATAATAAAAAGCCATACCATACGAGTGAAAAAGGCTTTACCCCTCTAGTTGGTGAGCAGTCGGTATTAGTCCCCATTGCCGACAAGATCCGCTGCCAACTCTCCACCAAATGAGTTCCTAATGCCAAAATAAACGGGGGATTAACAACAAATAAAGTCCGCTACGTATCGTATCGGCTGTCACGTAACCGGATTTTCGGACCTCCGATACCGTTTTTACTTGCGTATCGGTCGATGCGGTCCAATATAGGCGGGTGCATAACCGTATCACCGATACCGTTACGTTTTCCGATACTGCGATTTAAAATCCTGCAACAAACACTACAGTCTACATGATTCTACTCTAGTACATAATTCACACAACCAAACATGGCTTAAGTTTTTATTTGCTTACCCAGTTGGCTTTTACTAAATAAGAGAGAAAGGCAGAATACAGAAGTTCGGATTTCAATCTGTTTTACAGTAGTACTGTGGTTATAGGAAAGAATGGAGATGGTTTCCAAGAAAATTTAGTAAGATTggtattcttttttcttcttttttttataaccggatatCCGGGCGAGCTTGCATATATCTCGACTAATTCCTGAGCACTGAATTCCCAAAAAAACATCCAGGGTCCCCAAGGTGTAAGATTGGTATTCTTAGCATGAAATAGTACGAAAGAATAGCAAAACAAGAACCACTATGTTACACCCATAACAGGAGTATTGGAAACTGACCAACTTCAGAACCCATATGCTATGCTGCTCTACCCATTACTGTATTTTTCACCACTGTTACTTTGTGCTCCCATCCCTTGTACCGTTcttcttttcaatttctttccttctttgaaCCATGATTCAAAAAGTATAACAgattttgactttttttatCTGCTAGGTACTGCATTGCCTGAATAATTTTCCACAGCTATGCCCTTTAATATATAAATCAAAAGATACATGATTTGAGCATACTTCTTTTTAGCTTTTTCATGTGCTTTGTGTCCGGGTCAATTGGCTCCCCAACAATACCTCATTCCCGGGCTGATAGTGAAACCAATCCAATGTAACTCTTCTGCAAACGAACCAGCCATGTATAAATATAATCTTGATTTACGTCCCATGACGTATATCTATTGCCAAGCTCAAATGGGGGATTGTGCTCACATTTGATTGAGGAATTTAATTCTCATAGTCATAGGATAGGACAGATTTGAAATGGTTAAGCGTTTGGTTGAAATACTAACTCCAGCATATTTCTGATTTACCCAAAGAAACAGAAATACTAACTCCAGCAACTGAATTTATCCCAAAATGTTGTCTAAGCCTTAAATTTTTAAGATAATAGACCAAATTTTGTCACGAGATTAGGTGTCCCCGGACCGAGGATCCATATCCCACCTATTCCAGTCCAGCAATCAAACATTTACATTGCTAAAATATTGAACATCAAAGGTTTAGGGACTCAACAACCTCTCTACAAagccaatccagagccaaaagGAGGATCATTGTATTAGTCAAGCTAGAAATCCCCAATATGTGTGTAcataattacccaaaaaaaaagaacaaaagaaataaaagcaCTACCACTGGTGCCACCAACCTACTGAATTAGTCAAGAATGTCGCAGCAAAGTAGTACctggaaaataaaaatcagttcACGTTAGTTACCCAATCCTTTCAGCCATATCATGTGATTCCTAATGCCGACAGCCGCTCTTGCTTACAGCTTGCTCAAGACCTTTTAGCAATCATGGCAACTCTAACAGATAATAGGCAACATGACATCCTTTCAACGGGGATCTATGTTCAACAGCGGGCCCAACCTGATAGAAAACAATAATGCAGATGTTTACTAATCAATTTACCCAAAGATCATGAGATTAGAACTtggaaaaataaacatataactCAAAGAAAGATCCTTTTAGTCCTTGGTTTTCTTTGACCATCACAACCTACATTCACTCTTCATGGTGGGGCTCCATTGGGTAGACAGACACTACTGAGATGTCTATAGTGCTGCAAGATCCgttcttggatttttttaaGTTGACCAAGGTGATAATCAAGACTGGTTCGTCATCATCTACATTCTACCCAACCAGTTCAAGAAAATTCTAATGAGGCAAAAAGGTActtcaaaaaattctaaacaatgCTAATTTGGATCATTTTGGAAAGATCTTTTTTCAAGCAAACTTGAAGCATTCCAAATTCTACCAAGTAATTATTGTGGATACCACCAGTCAAAACACATGTTTGTCCCTTGCTCATTCTATCAAACAAATCAGGATAATAGCTATAGATTTCTTAAGCTGAAAAAAATGATATGCACAGATTCAAGGCTCACGGCCCCGTTTTCAGCACCACACTAAGGCTGCAACACACTAACAGATACTCTCAGAAACTGTCCCCACGGGGTATTTACATAATGTCAAGAACATGCATTGTTGTCCTTTCTTATGGGGAAGCATgtcaaaatttcaagaaataaGCAGCTAGTAATCGGTCTACAGGTTTTCAGAAAGAGGAGAGCAACCAATAGCAACAGTGGCTCCTTTACATATTTAACTGATGCTGAGGAGTGAGGAGTCATTGAACTATAATTATGGCTTCAGGACAGACTTAAAGTTTGGCATTGTTGTACAAAGTCAAAGTGACTCCTCTCAGACTCCAACGTGCATTCCAATGCCTATTAGCACAAAACTTTTAATCTTAGGTGGACAACAAAGCGGTGTACCTCAGAATATCTGagcagaaaactaaaatctacAAGGGAATAGAATATAGATAGATGTGATAAGCATTTCAAGCAATGCAGATAGAATTCAGCCCTTGGCTTATTTACATTTACAAAGTTTTGCACGAAAAGTTTACATTTACAAAGTTTTGCACGAAAAGTAGAAAGCAGATTATCATCACAACAGTACAAAGAACAAATCTTCAAAAAAAGGTCCCATATATGGCACCTGGCTGAATGAACTACAGATTCTTATTAACGTCTAGTTGAAGATAGTCATACACTCCAACTCTAATGGTCACATCATGTGATACAAAAGAGAAGGTAATGGAATTAGGCATTTGGCATTTCCATGAGAAAACCAATCCATATCTATGCATTTGAACTGGAAGGCACAATATATAATTGCTAACTTTGGAACCATGATTTCCTATATGAGTAAGTCCAGCCCACCTTATCTCTGCAGTACCCATGATTTTATGACTCctgaacaaaaaacaaaaatcaagtgtttAACCATTTTTGGTATACAGGCTGTGGCTCAATTTAAAAGCAGTGAATAAAAGAATGTAGTTGAAGACAAATGAAAATGTCATCAAAAAACATAATTCAAAAGCAACCTGCAGGAAAGGAACGATTGCCAGTTGCTAGTCATTACTGGACTTCTGGATGGTAATCTTATTACTATCTTCTACTACCTTTGATGTTTAGTACCCATGAGAAAGAACTAAACGCAAAATTCATACCAAAGTTTCATCTATATTTGACAAGACGAAAGCCTTTTAACAGACTTGGTAAATGGTCTGCCCAGATCCTAGACGTGAAAGAGACACAAGGTTTAAACAACAGAAGTcataaatattatttatatcAATCACTCTAACAACCATGATTACAACATTCTTGATATTCTGTTCCTGGAccactttttatctttaaaaacaAGAATGACAGTCTCCTCTACAAAATCAAGAACCTCCAATCATGCTATCGAACGATTCATCCGAATCATGAGGCCATTCTGTTTCTGCTAATACATAGCTCAATTCTACCTCCTTCTCTTCTAAAACCCTACCTAAAATCTTCCAATAAAACCATACAACAAGAACAccaaaaatgataggttgaaaGAATACAATAAATCCTACACTTGGAAAATTCTACAGAAgttcaaaaaaacaacaacataacattaCACTGAGGGCGCATCAGCAAAGACATCACTGAGCATGTCATCGTCACCGCTTGCCATGGCAAACAATTCTGCATCCTTCTCTTCCTCACTTGAAAAATCCCGACTTTCAAGCTTCGAATGGGCAGAAACGAAAATCAACTTCTGAGCCCTATCAAGGCCCACCCTTGAGTTCCCTTGCACACAAACCCATCTCATAAAAGACCAATTGCACTTAAACCCGCATGAGGTTGCATGAAGGAAGAGAAGCCTAACAGCAACCTTCCCCAATGACTTGAACTCTTTTAAGCAAGTCTCCCACACTAACCTACTGCTCTTAGGGTTTGCCATTCTCATCTTTCCTGTCACAGGGTCCCGCTGTTTCACCTGAACTGCTTGCGCATACAGTGGGTCGAGCCCTTCTGATCTCCATTTCATAAGCTCCATCAACGCGATATGAGCTTCCTCCCTGGATACCAGCCGGGTTATAAGCCTATCCACATCTTTCTCTTGCTCATTTGTCAAGCACTTGAACGGGGGAAGGTATTTCCCGCTGGCATCCCTAGTCAAGTACTGTGGGTCAAGGATAAATGCGGCTGACCATGCCGGGTGGTAATTCTTCCTAAATCTCTTCTCAACAACATTAAAAACAGGACCTTCAGTTATCCGGAATTTGGCACACCAGTCCTTCATTTTTGCTCTCAACTCCTCCCAAAGTGGAAGGCATTGCCCTACTAATGGCCTCTCAGCCTCAATCTCTTCAGCCATGCCTTTGATCAGTTTCACTAGCGAATGAGCAGCATCCAACTCATTCCAAAACCCCACATCTTGAATCATTTCAGCCACCTCCCTTGCCAACGGATCCTCCACACATACCACCTTGTACGATTCATCCATCGTGACTAAATGTAGCACCCGACCACAGCTCATTATATCCTCCACCATTCCAACAACAGAAGCAAAGTTCTTTGAGCTATCACAATTACGCGGAGGAACCCTGATCAATCCGGGAAGCTCGGTATCTTCTGACCGATACCTCTGAAAACTGTTCCTCACCTGAGACTTGTAATTGAAAACATTAGCAACCTTCGAGCAATTATCAATAACAGACTTGAAAAGCGGAAGTTCTTTGATAAAATCCTTTCCCAAACTCATAAACCCTTGAAGCTGGCAAGACAAGTTAACCATCCAATGGTTTTGCATCTCCAAATTCCTCAATGCTTTACCACCATACTTATCAGCAACTATACCTACACATCTATGCACATCACCCCCACATACCCCAGTCGTACTCTCCCACAACACCTCCTCTGCATAATCCGGTGGCACAAAATTACTACCCATAAACACAGCCTTTTGGAACACGCTAGTCCCATTGGGAAGATTCGCACTAAACTTAACCAAATTCTCATCCCCATACCCACAACCCCTGCTCTTCCACCCATTTGAAGCTAACTGAAAGAACAAAGCCTCTCTAATCCTAGCTTCCGACTCCGTTTTTGCTTCGTCAAACTTCGAATCGAGCCTTGCACCCAAGAACTCCCGTCTAGATGACAACGGCGGTAATCCCACTTGGCCTAAAAAGTCCCTGAATCTAGGGTGCTCAAGGCTCGAAATCGAAACCGACCCGCAAGACTGGTAAACCCAATCAGCCAACAAACCAAAAGCAGAATCCACCTGACCCTTGCTTAAAATCGGACCGGGCGAAGATTTCGGGCTCTTTAGCTTCTTGACGCTGCTTTCCAGCAATGCCAAAGCACCCAAATCCTCTTTCCCACCGGACAGCACAAAATGCTGCTGATTAAACCCAGCAGGGGTAACAACGGCAACTGGGTTAGGGGCAATTTGGGTATTCCGTTTCTTGTGATTgtgagaggaagaggaaggggaAGCTAAGGGGGGTAGTTGCTGTGAAGGTGGGAGCGAAATGGCCTTGGAAACGGAGCCGAAGTTGGGGCAAGTACCTCGCTTGAGATGCTCCGAGGCGGTTCGGGACGGGTTCGAGGCGGAGAACGCGGCGTTGCACAGGATGCACTTGAGCTTCACTGCCTTGGGGAGGTTTGTGTCTGGGTTTTTAATTAAGACGGGCTCGAAGTGGGCCCAGTACCAGGCTCCCTTGCCTCGGATGGCCTTGGTTTTGACGGTCACCAGGCCTTCGTACCGCTTGTTCAACGATTTAACGGTGACCTCTTCGGTTGAGAAGGTTTCCGACGGGGTGGAGGCGGAGCTGGTGTTGGCCATTGGAGGTGGGAGTAAAGGGATGGCTGATTTGGGCATTTAACTGGGGGAAGAAGCCGGCGGCCGGAGTTTCATGCCGGACGGCGGCGATATGGTCGGAGTTGGGCGGTGGTGGGAGAGGTGTTTGTGGAATTGTTTAACTGAAATTGATGTTGGAGACTGAAggcaggagagagaggggagtgtTGGAAGAGTTATGAGAGGGAGACCTGGGGAGAGAGAAGGTGGGATGCTGATGATgcttttcttccctttcttctccttcctatTTCAGTATTTTTGGTAGACAATGTTTATTTTACTCCATTTAGCATACATATTTTTAGGAGTATAATGTCCAGATTCGGACACAGTTGTGACCGAAATTGTCTAATGCAAGTGGGCCTCAAATATTTTCTGTATATTTATTGCCGTATTCTTATATAGAGACGATCGTGCATACAAAACGTCCTGATACATATGTGCTCTAAGCAGTTCGATACATATGAATTCTACCGAATATGCCCAAGATCCACTCACATCGAATGGCTCTATATACATTCGTATCCAGATCTATGTTCCAACATCAAGATTttgattgttatatttttttgtattttatatctTTAGAttcaagcaaaaaataaataaatatgcacaAAACAAATGAGCAACCAATTAAATTTGACACGTAATTTCACGTGCTGAAAAAGGCGCGTGTCGAGAATCAACCAATTACATTTTGAGATTTGTCAACAAGTGCCATTGCGCAATTGACTCGCCAAAAGTATGGTCAATTCTCAGGTCAAGTGTTACTGGCATAGTGGCATGTAGTAGtaggtttgtttttgtttttgtttttttttatcagccacTGACATGTACTCCTACTATTAAGAGTTTTCAGAGTAGTTTCTGCGTGCTGGGCGGGTACAGCCCAGCACAGCACACATGTTATCCCGTTGATAATTTCAATtgttcaaacgtgttttgaaagatttgaattttagaagaaaaaaaaaagatgagagCGAGGAAATGAATTTGGAGTGTCCAAACTAGAATCACTGACAGATACCACCATGCGGTACCCGCTTGGTACCCAAAATTTTCTCGTTTCGGTGTATGGATTTC carries:
- the LOC131319118 gene encoding uncharacterized protein LOC131319118 isoform X2 → MPKSAIPLLPPPMANTSSASTPSETFSTEEVTVKSLNKRYEGLVTVKTKAIRGKGAWYWAHFEPVLIKNPDTNLPKAVKLKCILCNAAFSASNPSRTASEHLKRGTCPNFGSVSKAISLPPSQQLPPLASPSSSSHNHKKRNTQIAPNPVAVVTPAGFNQQHFVLSGGKEDLGALALLESSVKKLKSPKSSPGPILSKGQVDSAFGLLADWVYQSCGSVSISSLEHPRFRDFLGQVGLPPLSSRREFLGARLDSKFDEAKTESEARIREALFFQLASNGWKSRGCGYGDENLVKFSANLPNGTSVFQKAVFMGSNFVPPDYAEEVLWESTTGVCGGDVHRCVGIVADKYGGKALRNLEMQNHWMVNLSCQLQGFMSLGKDFIKELPLFKSVIDNCSKVANVFNYKSQVRNSFQRYRSEDTELPGLIRVPPRNCDSSKNFASVVGMVEDIMSCGRVLHLVTMDESYKVVCVEDPLAREVAEMIQDVGFWNELDAAHSLVKLIKGMAEEIEAERPLVGQCLPLWEELRAKMKDWCAKFRITEGPVFNVVEKRFRKNYHPAWSAAFILDPQYLTRDASGKYLPPFKCLTNEQEKDVDRLITRLVSREEAHIALMELMKWRSEGLDPLYAQAVQVKQRDPVTGKMRMANPKSSRLVWETCLKEFKSLGKVAVRLLFLHATSCGFKCNWSFMRWVCVQGNSRVGLDRAQKLIFVSAHSKLESRDFSSEEEKDAELFAMASGDDDMLSDVFADAPSVLGPLLNIDPR
- the LOC131319118 gene encoding uncharacterized protein LOC131319118 isoform X1; translation: MPKSAIPLLPPPMANTSSASTPSETFSTEEVTVKSLNKRYEGLVTVKTKAIRGKGAWYWAHFEPVLIKNPDTNLPKAVKLKCILCNAAFSASNPSRTASEHLKRGTCPNFGSVSKAISLPPSQQLPPLASPSSSSHNHKKRNTQIAPNPVAVVTPAGFNQQHFVLSGGKEDLGALALLESSVKKLKSPKSSPGPILSKGQVDSAFGLLADWVYQSCGSVSISSLEHPRFRDFLGQVGLPPLSSRREFLGARLDSKFDEAKTESEARIREALFFQLASNGWKSRGCGYGDENLVKFSANLPNGTSVFQKAVFMGSNFVPPDYAEEVLWESTTGVCGGDVHRCVGIVADKYGGKALRNLEMQNHWMVNLSCQLQGFMSLGKDFIKELPLFKSVIDNCSKVANVFNYKSQVRNSFQRYRSEDTELPGLIRVPPRNCDSSKNFASVVGMVEDIMSCGRVLHLVTMDESYKVVCVEDPLAREVAEMIQDVGFWNELDAAHSLVKLIKGMAEEIEAERPLVGQCLPLWEELRAKMKDWCAKFRITEGPVFNVVEKRFRKNYHPAWSAAFILDPQYLTRDASGKYLPPFKCLTNEQEKDVDRLITRLVSREEAHIALMELMKWRSEGLDPLYAQAVQVKQRDPVTGKMRMANPKSSRLVWETCLKEFKSLGKVAVRLLFLHATSCGFKCNWSFMRWVCVQGNSRVGLDRAQKLIFVSAHSKLESRDFSSEEEKDAELFAMASGDDDMLSDVFADAPSVSHKIMGTAEIRLGPLLNIDPR